Proteins encoded within one genomic window of Microtus ochrogaster isolate Prairie Vole_2 linkage group LG4, MicOch1.0, whole genome shotgun sequence:
- the Zscan18 gene encoding zinc finger and SCAN domain-containing protein 18 isoform X4 has translation MLPLERALASPRSSPPHPEPPTVRPEVRSQQIVPSQQEEPNQGEVVIKQQEPSQQEEPRRQDEPIQEEEPIQVLEPSQRDEPNQGEESSQQDNPLNQREELSEQQEPSQRDDPSQEEEPSQWEEPGQKDVPMQQEEPMQQDEPHQWEEPMQQEEPMQQEEPMQQDKTIQQEPVEQDKSTPQEELIQQEELIQQEEFLQQEEPIQQEAFIQYEESIQDASIQQELIHQEESTQQDKSIQKEEFIQLEKPIQQVGFSKQEEPSQQKEPSQKDQPNQQEEPSQQEEPSQQEELSQQEEPNQPEEPRQQEEPSQQEEPNQPEEPRQQEEPSQQEEPNQPEEPSQQEEPSQQEEPSQQEELNQLEEPRQQEELSQQEEPNQPEEPRQQKEPNQPEESRQQEEPSQKDQPNQQEESSQQEKPAQQKETETSTERSAADLEFSRLRFREFVYQEAAGPHQTLAQLHELCRQWLRPEACSKEQILELLVLEQFLGILPDRVRPWVVAQYPENCEKAASLVEGLSDILEEPGGSLSSFSEGDYKRCPEPLLLPRGLSGPSRDLRPRDILVRRDTSPLLPAWPTLESVHLDEKHLEGEKNEEANSVTAEPKESLQSEWDNLDSTEDNLTSYSKLLLLECQFFQAGPSSTLETEPEECCVAEELPGGSLPDSTRQQESKGNVCEEVSMGETLMERLSEDVPVSPSIDTAQEEQQPQKALDAENEDSSPASPQRQSVIQQSAQDKATPHKGTGTKRPHPDDEDEEDPECPSSTSSYKLPFDAGKGLHVGGRDSGQDQGTSAVRCPAVDEFHVSQGNPYTCSECGKAFAWISNLIEHHKSHSTETCYVSQDC, from the exons ATGTTGCCTTTGGAGAGGGCACTGGCCTCCCCAAGaagctccccaccccacccagaacCACCTACTGTGCGGCCGGAAGTTAGATCCCAACAGATAGTGCCCAGTCAGCAGGAGGAACCCAACCAGGGGGAAGTAGTCATTAAGCAACAAGAACCTAGCCAGCAGGAGGAACCCAGGAGGCAGGATGAACCCATCCAGGAAGAAGAACCCATCCAGGTGCTGGAACCTAGTCAGAGAGATGAGCCCAACCAGGGAGAAGAATCCAGTCAGCAGGATAATCCTCTCAATCAGAGGGAAGAACTCAGTGAACAACAAGAACCCAGCCAGCGGGATGATCCTAGTCAGGAGGAAGAACCTAGCCAGTGGGAAGAACCTGGCCAGAAGGATGTACCTATGCAACAAGAAGAACCTATGCAGCAGGATGAGCCTCACCAGTGGGAAGAACCCATGCAGCAGGAGGAGCCCATGCAGCAGGAGGAGCCCATGCAGCAGGACAAAACCATCCAACAAGAGCCAGTTGAGCAGGATAAGTCCACCCCACAGGAAGAACTCATCCAGCAGGAGGAACTCATCCAGCAGGAGGAATTTCTTCAGCAGGAGGAACCTATCCAACAGGAAGCCTTCATTCAGTACGAAGAATCCATTCAAGATGCTTCCATCCAACAGGAACTCATCCACCAGGAGGAGTCCACTCAGCAGGATAAGTCCATCCAAAAGGAAGAATTCATTCAGCTAGAGAAGCCTATCCAGCAGGTAGGGTTCAGCAAACAGGAGGAACCCAGCCAACAGAAAGAGCCTAGCCAGAAGGATCAACCCAACCAACAGGAAGAACCCAGCCAGCAGGAAGAACCCAGCCAACAGGAAGAACTCAGCCAACAGGAAGAACCTAACCAGCCGGAAGAacccaggcaacaggaagaaccCAGCCAACAGGAAGAACCTAACCAGCCGGAAGAacccaggcaacaggaagaaccCAGCCAACAGGAAGAACCTAACCAGCCGGAAGAACCCAGCCAGCAGGAAGAACCCAGCCAGCAGGAAGAACCCAGCCAACAGGAAGAACTTAACCAGCTGGAAGAacccaggcaacaggaagaactCAGCCAACAG GAAGAACCTAACCAGCCGGAAGAACCCAGGCAACAGAAAGAACCTAACCAGCCGGAAGaatccaggcaacaggaagagccTAGCCAAAAGGATCAACCTAACCAACAGGAGGAATCCAGCCAACAGGAAAAGCCTGCccagcagaaggaaacagaaaccagcaCTGAAAGATCTGCTGCTGACCTGGAGTTTTCCCGCCTACGCTTTCGGGAGTTTGTCTACCAGGAGGCAGCTGGACCTCACCAGACTCTGGCCCAGCTTCATGAGCTATGCCGCCAGTGGCTGCGGCCCGAGGCCTGCTCCAAAGAGCAGATCCTGGAGCTGCTGGTTCTGGAGCAGTTTCTGGGCATCTTGCCAGACAGGGTTCGTCCCTGGGTGGTAGCCCAGTATCCTGAGAACTGTGAGAAGGCTGCCTCCCTGGTGGAGGGTCTCTCTGATATCCTGGAGGAGCCAG GTGGGTCATTATCTTCATTCAGCGAGGGAGACTATAAGAGGTGTCCTGAGCCCCTGCTGCTACCACGTGGGTTGTCGGGTCCCAGCAGAGACCTAAGACCTAGGGACATCCTTGTACGCCGTGATACGT CTCCCCTTCTTCCAGCCTGGCCTACTCTGGAATCTGTACATCTGGATGAAAAACatttagagggagaaaagaatgaagaggCCAACTCTGTCACAGCTGAGCCAAAG GAGTCTCTACAGTCAGAATGGGACAACCTGGACTCCACAGAAGATAACCTGACCAGTTACAGCAAGCTGCTCCTGTTGG AGTGTCAGTTTTTCCAGGCTGGTCCATCCTCCACGCTGGAGACAGAACCAGAGGAATGTTGTGTGGCAGAAGAACTACCAGGAGGCAGCCTCCCAG ACAGTACGAGGCagcaggaaagcaaaggaaatgtgTGTGAGGAAGTCTCCATGGGGGAGACACTGATGGAGAGGCTTTCAGAGGATGTTCCTGTTAGTCCTTCGATAGACACTGCCCAGGAGGAACAGCAACCTCAGAAGGCTCTGGATGCTGAGAATGAGGATTCAAGTCCTGCCAGTCCCCAGAGGCAATCAGTCATCCAGCAATCAGCCCAGGACAAGGCTACACCACATAAAGGCACTGGGACAAAGAGGCCTCATCCAGATGACGAGGACGAAGAGGACCCTGAGTGTCCGTCCAGCACCAGCAGCTACAAGCTGCCATTTGATGCAGGGAAGGGGCTCCATGTGGGTGGCCGTGATTCTGGGCAGGACCAAGGAACTTCTGCTGTGCGATGCCCTGCAGTTGATGAGTTTCATGTATCCCAAGGGAACCCCTATACATGTAGTGAATGTGGCAAGGCCTTTGCATGGATTTCGAACCTTATAGAGCATCACAAGAGCCACAGCACTGAGACATGCTATGTAAGCCAGGACTGCTAG
- the Zscan18 gene encoding zinc finger and SCAN domain-containing protein 18 isoform X2: MLPLERALASPRSSPPHPEPPTVRPEVRSQQIVPSQQEEPNQGEVVIKQQEPSQQEEPRRQDEPIQEEEPIQVLEPSQRDEPNQGEESSQQDNPLNQREELSEQQEPSQRDDPSQEEEPSQWEEPGQKDVPMQQEEPMQQDEPHQWEEPMQQEEPMQQEEPMQQDKTIQQEPVEQDKSTPQEELIQQEELIQQEEFLQQEEPIQQEAFIQYEESIQDASIQQELIHQEESTQQDKSIQKEEFIQLEKPIQQVGFSKQEEPSQQKEPSQKDQPNQQEEPSQQEEPSQQEELSQQEEPNQPEEPRQQEEPSQQEEPNQPEEPRQQEEPSQQEEPNQPEEPSQQEEPSQQEEPSQQEELNQLEEPRQQEEXSQQEEPNQPEEPRQQKEPNQPEESRQQEEPSQKDQPNQQEESSQQEKPAQQKETETSTERSAADLEFSRLRFREFVYQEAAGPHQTLAQLHELCRQWLRPEACSKEQILELLVLEQFLGILPDRVRPWVVAQYPENCEKAASLVEGLSDILEEPGMMLCSPGGSLSSFSEGDYKRCPEPLLLPRGLSGPSRDLRPRDILVRRDTSPLLPAWPTLESVHLDEKHLEGEKNEEANSVTAEPKESLQSEWDNLDSTEDNLTSYSKLLLLECQFFQAGPSSTLETEPEECCVAEELPGGSLPDSTRQQESKGNVCEEVSMGETLMERLSEDVPVSPSIDTAQEEQQPQKALDAENEDSSPASPQRQSVIQQSAQDKATPHKGTGTKRPHPDDEDEEDPECPSSTSSYKLPFDAGKGLHVGGRDSGQDQGTSAVRCPAVDEFHVSQGNPYTCSECGKAFAWISNLIEHHKSHSTETCYVSQDC, from the exons ATGTTGCCTTTGGAGAGGGCACTGGCCTCCCCAAGaagctccccaccccacccagaacCACCTACTGTGCGGCCGGAAGTTAGATCCCAACAGATAGTGCCCAGTCAGCAGGAGGAACCCAACCAGGGGGAAGTAGTCATTAAGCAACAAGAACCTAGCCAGCAGGAGGAACCCAGGAGGCAGGATGAACCCATCCAGGAAGAAGAACCCATCCAGGTGCTGGAACCTAGTCAGAGAGATGAGCCCAACCAGGGAGAAGAATCCAGTCAGCAGGATAATCCTCTCAATCAGAGGGAAGAACTCAGTGAACAACAAGAACCCAGCCAGCGGGATGATCCTAGTCAGGAGGAAGAACCTAGCCAGTGGGAAGAACCTGGCCAGAAGGATGTACCTATGCAACAAGAAGAACCTATGCAGCAGGATGAGCCTCACCAGTGGGAAGAACCCATGCAGCAGGAGGAGCCCATGCAGCAGGAGGAGCCCATGCAGCAGGACAAAACCATCCAACAAGAGCCAGTTGAGCAGGATAAGTCCACCCCACAGGAAGAACTCATCCAGCAGGAGGAACTCATCCAGCAGGAGGAATTTCTTCAGCAGGAGGAACCTATCCAACAGGAAGCCTTCATTCAGTACGAAGAATCCATTCAAGATGCTTCCATCCAACAGGAACTCATCCACCAGGAGGAGTCCACTCAGCAGGATAAGTCCATCCAAAAGGAAGAATTCATTCAGCTAGAGAAGCCTATCCAGCAGGTAGGGTTCAGCAAACAGGAGGAACCCAGCCAACAGAAAGAGCCTAGCCAGAAGGATCAACCCAACCAACAGGAAGAACCCAGCCAGCAGGAAGAACCCAGCCAACAGGAAGAACTCAGCCAACAGGAAGAACCTAACCAGCCGGAAGAacccaggcaacaggaagaaccCAGCCAACAGGAAGAACCTAACCAGCCGGAAGAacccaggcaacaggaagaaccCAGCCAACAGGAAGAACCTAACCAGCCGGAAGAACCCAGCCAGCAGGAAGAACCCAGCCAGCAGGAAGAACCCAGCCAACAGGAAGAACTTAACCAGCTGGAAGAacccaggcaacaggaagaac NCAGCCAACAGGAAGAACCTAACCAGCCGGAAGAACCCAGGCAACAGAAAGAACCTAACCAGCCGGAAGaatccaggcaacaggaagagccTAGCCAAAAGGATCAACCTAACCAACAGGAGGAATCCAGCCAACAGGAAAAGCCTGCccagcagaaggaaacagaaaccagcaCTGAAAGATCTGCTGCTGACCTGGAGTTTTCCCGCCTACGCTTTCGGGAGTTTGTCTACCAGGAGGCAGCTGGACCTCACCAGACTCTGGCCCAGCTTCATGAGCTATGCCGCCAGTGGCTGCGGCCCGAGGCCTGCTCCAAAGAGCAGATCCTGGAGCTGCTGGTTCTGGAGCAGTTTCTGGGCATCTTGCCAGACAGGGTTCGTCCCTGGGTGGTAGCCCAGTATCCTGAGAACTGTGAGAAGGCTGCCTCCCTGGTGGAGGGTCTCTCTGATATCCTGGAGGAGCCAG GAATGATGTTGTGTTCCCCAGGTGGGTCATTATCTTCATTCAGCGAGGGAGACTATAAGAGGTGTCCTGAGCCCCTGCTGCTACCACGTGGGTTGTCGGGTCCCAGCAGAGACCTAAGACCTAGGGACATCCTTGTACGCCGTGATACGT CTCCCCTTCTTCCAGCCTGGCCTACTCTGGAATCTGTACATCTGGATGAAAAACatttagagggagaaaagaatgaagaggCCAACTCTGTCACAGCTGAGCCAAAG GAGTCTCTACAGTCAGAATGGGACAACCTGGACTCCACAGAAGATAACCTGACCAGTTACAGCAAGCTGCTCCTGTTGG AGTGTCAGTTTTTCCAGGCTGGTCCATCCTCCACGCTGGAGACAGAACCAGAGGAATGTTGTGTGGCAGAAGAACTACCAGGAGGCAGCCTCCCAG ACAGTACGAGGCagcaggaaagcaaaggaaatgtgTGTGAGGAAGTCTCCATGGGGGAGACACTGATGGAGAGGCTTTCAGAGGATGTTCCTGTTAGTCCTTCGATAGACACTGCCCAGGAGGAACAGCAACCTCAGAAGGCTCTGGATGCTGAGAATGAGGATTCAAGTCCTGCCAGTCCCCAGAGGCAATCAGTCATCCAGCAATCAGCCCAGGACAAGGCTACACCACATAAAGGCACTGGGACAAAGAGGCCTCATCCAGATGACGAGGACGAAGAGGACCCTGAGTGTCCGTCCAGCACCAGCAGCTACAAGCTGCCATTTGATGCAGGGAAGGGGCTCCATGTGGGTGGCCGTGATTCTGGGCAGGACCAAGGAACTTCTGCTGTGCGATGCCCTGCAGTTGATGAGTTTCATGTATCCCAAGGGAACCCCTATACATGTAGTGAATGTGGCAAGGCCTTTGCATGGATTTCGAACCTTATAGAGCATCACAAGAGCCACAGCACTGAGACATGCTATGTAAGCCAGGACTGCTAG
- the Zscan18 gene encoding zinc finger and SCAN domain-containing protein 18 isoform X1 — MLPLERALASPRSSPPHPEPPTVRPEVRSQQIVPSQQEEPNQGEVVIKQQEPSQQEEPRRQDEPIQEEEPIQVLEPSQRDEPNQGEESSQQDNPLNQREELSEQQEPSQRDDPSQEEEPSQWEEPGQKDVPMQQEEPMQQDEPHQWEEPMQQEEPMQQEEPMQQDKTIQQEPVEQDKSTPQEELIQQEELIQQEEFLQQEEPIQQEAFIQYEESIQDASIQQELIHQEESTQQDKSIQKEEFIQLEKPIQQVGFSKQEEPSQQKEPSQKDQPNQQEEPSQQEEPSQQEELSQQEEPNQPEEPRQQEEPSQQEEPNQPEEPRQQEEPSQQEEPNQPEEPSQQEEPSQQEEPSQQEELNQLEEPRQQEELSQQEEPNQPEEPRQQKEPNQPEESRQQEEPSQKDQPNQQEESSQQEKPAQQKETETSTERSAADLEFSRLRFREFVYQEAAGPHQTLAQLHELCRQWLRPEACSKEQILELLVLEQFLGILPDRVRPWVVAQYPENCEKAASLVEGLSDILEEPGMMLCSPGGSLSSFSEGDYKRCPEPLLLPRGLSGPSRDLRPRDILVRRDTSPLLPAWPTLESVHLDEKHLEGEKNEEANSVTAEPKESLQSEWDNLDSTEDNLTSYSKLLLLECQFFQAGPSSTLETEPEECCVAEELPGGSLPDSTRQQESKGNVCEEVSMGETLMERLSEDVPVSPSIDTAQEEQQPQKALDAENEDSSPASPQRQSVIQQSAQDKATPHKGTGTKRPHPDDEDEEDPECPSSTSSYKLPFDAGKGLHVGGRDSGQDQGTSAVRCPAVDEFHVSQGNPYTCSECGKAFAWISNLIEHHKSHSTETCYVSQDC, encoded by the exons ATGTTGCCTTTGGAGAGGGCACTGGCCTCCCCAAGaagctccccaccccacccagaacCACCTACTGTGCGGCCGGAAGTTAGATCCCAACAGATAGTGCCCAGTCAGCAGGAGGAACCCAACCAGGGGGAAGTAGTCATTAAGCAACAAGAACCTAGCCAGCAGGAGGAACCCAGGAGGCAGGATGAACCCATCCAGGAAGAAGAACCCATCCAGGTGCTGGAACCTAGTCAGAGAGATGAGCCCAACCAGGGAGAAGAATCCAGTCAGCAGGATAATCCTCTCAATCAGAGGGAAGAACTCAGTGAACAACAAGAACCCAGCCAGCGGGATGATCCTAGTCAGGAGGAAGAACCTAGCCAGTGGGAAGAACCTGGCCAGAAGGATGTACCTATGCAACAAGAAGAACCTATGCAGCAGGATGAGCCTCACCAGTGGGAAGAACCCATGCAGCAGGAGGAGCCCATGCAGCAGGAGGAGCCCATGCAGCAGGACAAAACCATCCAACAAGAGCCAGTTGAGCAGGATAAGTCCACCCCACAGGAAGAACTCATCCAGCAGGAGGAACTCATCCAGCAGGAGGAATTTCTTCAGCAGGAGGAACCTATCCAACAGGAAGCCTTCATTCAGTACGAAGAATCCATTCAAGATGCTTCCATCCAACAGGAACTCATCCACCAGGAGGAGTCCACTCAGCAGGATAAGTCCATCCAAAAGGAAGAATTCATTCAGCTAGAGAAGCCTATCCAGCAGGTAGGGTTCAGCAAACAGGAGGAACCCAGCCAACAGAAAGAGCCTAGCCAGAAGGATCAACCCAACCAACAGGAAGAACCCAGCCAGCAGGAAGAACCCAGCCAACAGGAAGAACTCAGCCAACAGGAAGAACCTAACCAGCCGGAAGAacccaggcaacaggaagaaccCAGCCAACAGGAAGAACCTAACCAGCCGGAAGAacccaggcaacaggaagaaccCAGCCAACAGGAAGAACCTAACCAGCCGGAAGAACCCAGCCAGCAGGAAGAACCCAGCCAGCAGGAAGAACCCAGCCAACAGGAAGAACTTAACCAGCTGGAAGAacccaggcaacaggaagaactCAGCCAACAG GAAGAACCTAACCAGCCGGAAGAACCCAGGCAACAGAAAGAACCTAACCAGCCGGAAGaatccaggcaacaggaagagccTAGCCAAAAGGATCAACCTAACCAACAGGAGGAATCCAGCCAACAGGAAAAGCCTGCccagcagaaggaaacagaaaccagcaCTGAAAGATCTGCTGCTGACCTGGAGTTTTCCCGCCTACGCTTTCGGGAGTTTGTCTACCAGGAGGCAGCTGGACCTCACCAGACTCTGGCCCAGCTTCATGAGCTATGCCGCCAGTGGCTGCGGCCCGAGGCCTGCTCCAAAGAGCAGATCCTGGAGCTGCTGGTTCTGGAGCAGTTTCTGGGCATCTTGCCAGACAGGGTTCGTCCCTGGGTGGTAGCCCAGTATCCTGAGAACTGTGAGAAGGCTGCCTCCCTGGTGGAGGGTCTCTCTGATATCCTGGAGGAGCCAG GAATGATGTTGTGTTCCCCAGGTGGGTCATTATCTTCATTCAGCGAGGGAGACTATAAGAGGTGTCCTGAGCCCCTGCTGCTACCACGTGGGTTGTCGGGTCCCAGCAGAGACCTAAGACCTAGGGACATCCTTGTACGCCGTGATACGT CTCCCCTTCTTCCAGCCTGGCCTACTCTGGAATCTGTACATCTGGATGAAAAACatttagagggagaaaagaatgaagaggCCAACTCTGTCACAGCTGAGCCAAAG GAGTCTCTACAGTCAGAATGGGACAACCTGGACTCCACAGAAGATAACCTGACCAGTTACAGCAAGCTGCTCCTGTTGG AGTGTCAGTTTTTCCAGGCTGGTCCATCCTCCACGCTGGAGACAGAACCAGAGGAATGTTGTGTGGCAGAAGAACTACCAGGAGGCAGCCTCCCAG ACAGTACGAGGCagcaggaaagcaaaggaaatgtgTGTGAGGAAGTCTCCATGGGGGAGACACTGATGGAGAGGCTTTCAGAGGATGTTCCTGTTAGTCCTTCGATAGACACTGCCCAGGAGGAACAGCAACCTCAGAAGGCTCTGGATGCTGAGAATGAGGATTCAAGTCCTGCCAGTCCCCAGAGGCAATCAGTCATCCAGCAATCAGCCCAGGACAAGGCTACACCACATAAAGGCACTGGGACAAAGAGGCCTCATCCAGATGACGAGGACGAAGAGGACCCTGAGTGTCCGTCCAGCACCAGCAGCTACAAGCTGCCATTTGATGCAGGGAAGGGGCTCCATGTGGGTGGCCGTGATTCTGGGCAGGACCAAGGAACTTCTGCTGTGCGATGCCCTGCAGTTGATGAGTTTCATGTATCCCAAGGGAACCCCTATACATGTAGTGAATGTGGCAAGGCCTTTGCATGGATTTCGAACCTTATAGAGCATCACAAGAGCCACAGCACTGAGACATGCTATGTAAGCCAGGACTGCTAG
- the Zscan18 gene encoding zinc finger and SCAN domain-containing protein 18 isoform X5 — MLPLERALASPRSSPPHPEPPTVRPEVRSQQIVPSQQEEPNQGEVVIKQQEPSQQEEPRRQDEPIQEEEPIQVLEPSQRDEPNQGEESSQQDNPLNQREELSEQQEPSQRDDPSQEEEPSQWEEPGQKDVPMQQEEPMQQDEPHQWEEPMQQEEPMQQEEPMQQDKTIQQEPVEQDKSTPQEELIQQEELIQQEEFLQQEEPIQQEAFIQYEESIQDASIQQELIHQEESTQQDKSIQKEEFIQLEKPIQQVGFSKQEEPSQQKEPSQKDQPNQQEEPSQQEEPSQQEELSQQEEPNQPEEPRQQEEPSQQEEPNQPEEPRQQEEPSQQEEPNQPEEPSQQEEPSQQEEPSQQEELNQLEEPRQQEELSQQEEPNQPEEPRQQKEPNQPEESRQQEEPSQKDQPNQQEESSQQEKPAQQKETETSTERSAADLEFSRLRFREFVYQEAAGPHQTLAQLHELCRQWLRPEACSKEQILELLVLEQFLGILPDRVRPWVVAQYPENCEKAASLVEGLSDILEEPGMMLCSPGGSLSSFSEGDYKRCPEPLLLPRGLSGPSRDLRPRDILVRRDTSPLLPAWPTLESVHLDEKHLEGEKNEEANSVTAEPKESLQSEWDNLDSTEDNLTSYSKLLLLECQFFQAGPSSTLETEPEECCVAEELPGGSLPVRGSRKAKEMCVRKSPWGRH; from the exons ATGTTGCCTTTGGAGAGGGCACTGGCCTCCCCAAGaagctccccaccccacccagaacCACCTACTGTGCGGCCGGAAGTTAGATCCCAACAGATAGTGCCCAGTCAGCAGGAGGAACCCAACCAGGGGGAAGTAGTCATTAAGCAACAAGAACCTAGCCAGCAGGAGGAACCCAGGAGGCAGGATGAACCCATCCAGGAAGAAGAACCCATCCAGGTGCTGGAACCTAGTCAGAGAGATGAGCCCAACCAGGGAGAAGAATCCAGTCAGCAGGATAATCCTCTCAATCAGAGGGAAGAACTCAGTGAACAACAAGAACCCAGCCAGCGGGATGATCCTAGTCAGGAGGAAGAACCTAGCCAGTGGGAAGAACCTGGCCAGAAGGATGTACCTATGCAACAAGAAGAACCTATGCAGCAGGATGAGCCTCACCAGTGGGAAGAACCCATGCAGCAGGAGGAGCCCATGCAGCAGGAGGAGCCCATGCAGCAGGACAAAACCATCCAACAAGAGCCAGTTGAGCAGGATAAGTCCACCCCACAGGAAGAACTCATCCAGCAGGAGGAACTCATCCAGCAGGAGGAATTTCTTCAGCAGGAGGAACCTATCCAACAGGAAGCCTTCATTCAGTACGAAGAATCCATTCAAGATGCTTCCATCCAACAGGAACTCATCCACCAGGAGGAGTCCACTCAGCAGGATAAGTCCATCCAAAAGGAAGAATTCATTCAGCTAGAGAAGCCTATCCAGCAGGTAGGGTTCAGCAAACAGGAGGAACCCAGCCAACAGAAAGAGCCTAGCCAGAAGGATCAACCCAACCAACAGGAAGAACCCAGCCAGCAGGAAGAACCCAGCCAACAGGAAGAACTCAGCCAACAGGAAGAACCTAACCAGCCGGAAGAacccaggcaacaggaagaaccCAGCCAACAGGAAGAACCTAACCAGCCGGAAGAacccaggcaacaggaagaaccCAGCCAACAGGAAGAACCTAACCAGCCGGAAGAACCCAGCCAGCAGGAAGAACCCAGCCAGCAGGAAGAACCCAGCCAACAGGAAGAACTTAACCAGCTGGAAGAacccaggcaacaggaagaactCAGCCAACAG GAAGAACCTAACCAGCCGGAAGAACCCAGGCAACAGAAAGAACCTAACCAGCCGGAAGaatccaggcaacaggaagagccTAGCCAAAAGGATCAACCTAACCAACAGGAGGAATCCAGCCAACAGGAAAAGCCTGCccagcagaaggaaacagaaaccagcaCTGAAAGATCTGCTGCTGACCTGGAGTTTTCCCGCCTACGCTTTCGGGAGTTTGTCTACCAGGAGGCAGCTGGACCTCACCAGACTCTGGCCCAGCTTCATGAGCTATGCCGCCAGTGGCTGCGGCCCGAGGCCTGCTCCAAAGAGCAGATCCTGGAGCTGCTGGTTCTGGAGCAGTTTCTGGGCATCTTGCCAGACAGGGTTCGTCCCTGGGTGGTAGCCCAGTATCCTGAGAACTGTGAGAAGGCTGCCTCCCTGGTGGAGGGTCTCTCTGATATCCTGGAGGAGCCAG GAATGATGTTGTGTTCCCCAGGTGGGTCATTATCTTCATTCAGCGAGGGAGACTATAAGAGGTGTCCTGAGCCCCTGCTGCTACCACGTGGGTTGTCGGGTCCCAGCAGAGACCTAAGACCTAGGGACATCCTTGTACGCCGTGATACGT CTCCCCTTCTTCCAGCCTGGCCTACTCTGGAATCTGTACATCTGGATGAAAAACatttagagggagaaaagaatgaagaggCCAACTCTGTCACAGCTGAGCCAAAG GAGTCTCTACAGTCAGAATGGGACAACCTGGACTCCACAGAAGATAACCTGACCAGTTACAGCAAGCTGCTCCTGTTGG AGTGTCAGTTTTTCCAGGCTGGTCCATCCTCCACGCTGGAGACAGAACCAGAGGAATGTTGTGTGGCAGAAGAACTACCAGGAGGCAGCCTCCCAG TACGAGGCagcaggaaagcaaaggaaatgtgTGTGAGGAAGTCTCCATGGGGGAGACACTGA